Proteins encoded by one window of Rouxiella chamberiensis:
- a CDS encoding PQQ-binding-like beta-propeller repeat protein has protein sequence MQNTPLKIGNSLYVCGYLNRVVALDATTGKKQWEFDPGITPEAVPYTPSCRSMAYYQDPGLPANTSTAASSPAAACERRVIVGTLDARIIELDAQTGKRCEDFGTKGEVSLTGDMGEVYQGYVSITSPPVVIRDTLVVGHTTVDGQRAFGPSGVTKAFDVKTGRLKWAWDAADPENTAPRQGKDLYKRGSPDVWAPFTGDDKLGLVYLPVANASGDYYSSTRSANENKYSPSLTALDIETGKPRWSFQNTHDDVWDYDPGASPTLVDYPQADGSRIPAIIFPTKNGETYVLNRETGKSLFGVEEPPCSARRHRAAGA, from the coding sequence GTGCAAAATACGCCCCTTAAAATCGGCAACTCACTCTATGTGTGCGGCTATCTGAACAGAGTGGTAGCACTCGATGCCACTACGGGTAAAAAGCAGTGGGAATTTGACCCAGGCATTACACCCGAAGCGGTTCCCTACACGCCCTCTTGTCGTTCTATGGCGTATTATCAGGACCCCGGCCTTCCAGCCAACACATCGACAGCCGCCTCTTCTCCCGCGGCCGCCTGTGAGCGTCGAGTTATCGTGGGTACGCTTGATGCCCGCATCATTGAACTCGATGCACAGACCGGCAAACGCTGCGAAGATTTTGGCACCAAAGGCGAAGTCAGCCTCACCGGGGATATGGGCGAAGTCTATCAAGGCTATGTTTCAATCACCTCGCCGCCCGTAGTCATCCGCGATACCCTCGTCGTGGGTCATACCACGGTGGACGGGCAACGCGCATTCGGCCCGTCGGGTGTAACCAAAGCCTTCGATGTGAAAACCGGTAGACTGAAATGGGCGTGGGACGCTGCCGACCCGGAAAACACCGCGCCGCGTCAGGGCAAGGATCTCTATAAGCGTGGATCGCCCGACGTCTGGGCTCCGTTCACGGGCGACGACAAACTGGGACTGGTTTATCTTCCTGTGGCAAACGCCTCGGGCGATTACTACTCCAGTACACGTTCCGCCAATGAGAATAAATATTCCCCTTCTCTGACTGCGCTGGATATCGAAACTGGCAAGCCGCGCTGGTCGTTCCAGAATACGCACGACGATGTGTGGGACTATGACCCGGGTGCCTCACCGACGCTGGTCGACTATCCGCAGGCTGATGGCTCAAGAATTCCGGCCATTATCTTCCCGACCAAAAACGGTGAAACCTATGTGCTCAATCGTGAGACGGGTAAATCGCTGTTCGGTGTAGAAGAACCGCCCTGTTCCGCAAGGCGGCATCGAGCCGCAGGCGCGTAG
- a CDS encoding LysR family transcriptional regulator: protein MNNDIRSLDLNLLKALDALIDEGSVTLAAQRLSLTQPAVSGMLTRLRDYFNDPLFIRTHKGMVPTLRALELGGPVKQILTEISILLKPVDFDPVRAELTYTLAATDYALRAVIAPLMLALKQRAPLIRVAVRSYDSERIFHQLERGDVDLALLTPQTTPVDLHSRALYQEEYVCVMRAGHPLAAQGSLTLEQFCAQEHILVSNEGRFWGGTDEALAEKGLTRRVGMSVNSFLALPELLRLTDMIAVVPYRLAYHHDYLVIMKTPLTVPGFIKSMAWHERAHRNVAHQWIRALCVEVSQNRPS from the coding sequence ATGAACAACGATATAAGATCACTGGATCTTAATTTACTTAAAGCCCTGGATGCCCTGATTGATGAAGGCAGTGTCACCCTGGCGGCGCAACGTCTCTCTCTGACTCAGCCTGCGGTAAGCGGAATGCTGACGCGGTTGCGTGACTATTTCAACGATCCGCTTTTTATTCGCACGCACAAGGGGATGGTGCCCACCCTTCGAGCCCTCGAGCTTGGCGGTCCCGTTAAACAGATTTTGACGGAAATTTCCATCCTGCTGAAACCGGTTGATTTCGATCCTGTCAGGGCAGAACTCACTTATACCCTTGCCGCGACGGACTACGCCCTGAGAGCGGTCATTGCTCCGCTGATGCTGGCGCTGAAGCAGCGTGCGCCCCTGATCCGCGTGGCCGTGCGGAGCTATGACAGCGAACGAATATTTCATCAGCTGGAGCGGGGCGATGTCGATCTGGCGCTATTGACGCCGCAAACCACGCCTGTTGATCTTCACAGCCGCGCGCTTTATCAGGAAGAATACGTTTGTGTCATGCGGGCCGGGCATCCCCTTGCGGCGCAAGGCTCTCTCACGCTGGAGCAGTTTTGCGCCCAGGAACACATTCTGGTGTCCAACGAAGGCCGTTTCTGGGGAGGCACTGACGAAGCGCTGGCCGAAAAGGGGCTGACCCGCCGCGTCGGTATGTCTGTAAACAGCTTTCTGGCATTGCCTGAACTGCTCAGGTTGACGGACATGATTGCCGTCGTGCCATACCGTCTGGCTTATCATCACGACTATCTGGTCATCATGAAAACGCCGCTTACGGTGCCGGGATTTATCAAAAGTATGGCCTGGCACGAGCGTGCTCATCGAAATGTGGCCCATCAATGGATTCGTGCGCTTTGTGTCGAAGTCAGCCAGAATCGTCCATCATAG
- a CDS encoding polyketide cyclase: MHSIHWPEGFVPGFSDNFVSNEMIVADLSVKDIWPFLNQPFLWPTYYKNSADVRFYDDKGPELENGVRFYFSTFGFPVESQVVEYVAPAEGQPARVAWHGWSGEKNAADRLDVHHAWLLEDLPGNRVRILTQETQNGAPAKALATTRPNPMLNGHQEWLDGLIEAASKKA; this comes from the coding sequence ATGCATTCGATTCACTGGCCTGAAGGTTTTGTTCCCGGTTTTAGCGATAACTTTGTGTCTAACGAAATGATTGTGGCCGACCTGAGTGTCAAAGACATCTGGCCGTTCCTGAATCAGCCTTTCCTTTGGCCGACGTACTACAAAAACTCTGCCGACGTACGCTTCTACGACGACAAAGGTCCTGAACTGGAAAACGGCGTGCGCTTTTACTTCAGCACCTTTGGTTTTCCTGTCGAGTCTCAAGTCGTTGAATATGTTGCGCCTGCCGAAGGACAACCTGCGCGCGTGGCCTGGCACGGCTGGTCTGGTGAAAAAAACGCCGCCGATCGTCTGGATGTTCATCATGCGTGGCTGCTCGAAGATTTGCCGGGTAACCGTGTGCGTATCCTGACGCAGGAAACCCAGAACGGCGCACCCGCCAAAGCGTTGGCGACAACCCGTCCGAATCCTATGCTGAACGGACACCAGGAATGGCTCGACGGGTTAATCGAGGCCGCTTCCAAAAAAGCCTAA
- a CDS encoding SDR family NAD(P)-dependent oxidoreductase — MMSFSTHLLAGKTALVTGGTTGIGAGIVTLLAQLGARVMAAGIRCDDNQLALQDTVEIRELDVRDNSSIVALMADMSKLDVLVNCAGIISRGAEHQVDVFENVIDINLTGTLRCCSAAREKLAQSQGCIINMASMLSFFGGGLVPGYSASKGGIMQLTKSLAIAYAEEGIRVNAVAPGWIATSLTQALQDDPRRAAPILERTPLRRWGTPEDVAQAVVFLASPAASFITGIILPVDGGYLTV, encoded by the coding sequence ATGATGTCGTTTTCCACTCATTTGCTGGCGGGTAAAACTGCGCTGGTAACAGGAGGCACAACCGGTATTGGCGCGGGCATCGTCACGCTGCTTGCACAACTTGGTGCACGAGTTATGGCAGCAGGGATTCGATGTGACGATAATCAGTTGGCATTACAGGACACCGTGGAGATTCGTGAACTCGATGTTCGCGATAACTCGTCCATTGTCGCGTTGATGGCCGACATGTCTAAACTCGACGTGCTCGTAAACTGTGCCGGCATCATCAGTCGTGGGGCTGAACATCAGGTCGACGTCTTTGAAAATGTGATAGATATCAATCTCACCGGCACACTGCGTTGCTGTTCTGCGGCCCGTGAAAAACTGGCGCAAAGTCAGGGCTGTATTATCAATATGGCCTCGATGCTCAGTTTCTTTGGAGGCGGATTGGTGCCGGGCTATAGCGCAAGCAAGGGCGGGATCATGCAATTGACCAAATCGCTGGCCATTGCCTATGCCGAGGAAGGTATTCGGGTCAATGCCGTGGCACCCGGCTGGATAGCAACATCATTGACGCAGGCGCTTCAGGACGATCCTCGCCGTGCGGCCCCTATTCTTGAGCGCACGCCTCTCAGGCGCTGGGGAACACCGGAAGATGTTGCGCAAGCCGTGGTGTTTCTTGCCAGTCCTGCGGCGTCGTTTATCACCGGCATTATCCTGCCTGTGGACGGCGGTTATCTGACCGTTTGA
- a CDS encoding 2,4'-dihydroxyacetophenone dioxygenase family protein → MEQKDKNLDTETLRRMPYQFSQPSEMVPDLVVSQAMPEDPRIWVPQAENVWFRPLCLNRSAGYWVNLLKVRKSGVLSRHRHPAPVHAYVIKGRWRYLEHDWEAVEGGYVFEPPGETHTLVVDEDVEEMITLFQVNGCMYYVDPWGANVGFEDVFTKIDMCRKHYESCGLGADFVDRFIR, encoded by the coding sequence ATGGAGCAAAAAGATAAAAATCTGGATACGGAAACGCTGCGCCGTATGCCTTATCAATTTTCACAACCTTCGGAAATGGTGCCGGATCTCGTTGTCAGCCAGGCGATGCCGGAAGACCCCCGTATCTGGGTGCCTCAGGCGGAAAACGTGTGGTTTCGCCCTCTTTGCCTGAATCGTTCCGCAGGTTATTGGGTCAATCTGCTCAAAGTCAGAAAATCGGGTGTGCTCAGTCGTCATCGCCACCCTGCGCCGGTTCATGCCTATGTCATTAAAGGTCGCTGGCGCTATCTGGAACATGACTGGGAGGCCGTGGAAGGCGGTTATGTTTTTGAGCCACCGGGTGAAACCCACACCTTGGTCGTAGATGAAGATGTGGAGGAGATGATCACGCTGTTTCAGGTCAATGGCTGTATGTATTACGTCGATCCCTGGGGCGCTAACGTCGGCTTTGAAGATGTCTTTACCAAAATTGATATGTGCCGCAAGCATTATGAATCCTGCGGGTTGGGCGCCGATTTTGTTGACCGGTTTATTCGCTAG
- a CDS encoding MFS transporter has product MVIMVAALISGAATIAVPFCDTLTLTLVMMTVAMFCLSAVSCTCWAIPGDVASNDIVGSVCGIQNFGGFFAGALSPLVTGYIADATGSYAMAFVSGGAIAALTGFCYWFLVRKPIVKKESEVMDERLQPES; this is encoded by the coding sequence ATAGTCATCATGGTTGCGGCGTTGATCAGTGGCGCGGCAACGATTGCCGTCCCATTTTGCGACACCCTGACCCTGACGCTTGTGATGATGACGGTGGCCATGTTCTGTCTTTCGGCCGTTTCATGCACCTGCTGGGCTATTCCCGGCGATGTGGCTTCCAATGACATCGTTGGCTCGGTGTGCGGGATACAGAACTTTGGCGGTTTCTTTGCCGGGGCGCTGTCACCGCTGGTGACCGGGTATATTGCCGATGCGACGGGTTCCTATGCCATGGCGTTTGTGAGTGGCGGTGCCATCGCCGCGTTGACCGGTTTCTGTTACTGGTTTCTGGTTCGCAAACCCATTGTGAAAAAAGAGAGTGAAGTGATGGACGAACGCCTGCAGCCAGAAAGTTAG
- a CDS encoding L-dopachrome tautomerase-related protein, with the protein MEKNDTKAMLHGVKVDAHDNIYVSTARWGGPEVPATLSKLEKKDGQWVLKPFPSREMNDINNPQGLKAVLGFEIDRNNVMWILDQGHIAGAPNKPGDEKLIAWDLNSNKEVARYQFTSDQVDFACSFLNDVAVDNDNGVVYITDSGIMCHPLKGALLVYNMKTGQAKRVLSNPAWVNDQPGFTFRIHGEKVLKDKDGKPNAMLTGADGIALSGDKKTLYWTNLTGNRLMSVPTSLLRDFGNSEEKIESGIKVVNTLPSNTDGMTADRAGNLYLTALTLNGLTKRDAKTGKITTLVSSPDIAWPDTIGWGPDGSLYFVSNHLNSWVGGEMNFDNPKVANFRIYKVQVGGKPYTAR; encoded by the coding sequence GTGGAAAAAAATGATACCAAGGCGATGCTCCACGGGGTCAAGGTGGATGCCCATGACAATATTTATGTCAGCACCGCACGATGGGGAGGTCCCGAGGTTCCGGCTACACTCTCAAAACTGGAGAAAAAGGATGGCCAATGGGTGTTGAAACCTTTTCCAAGCAGGGAAATGAACGACATCAATAACCCGCAGGGATTGAAAGCCGTACTCGGCTTCGAAATTGATCGAAACAACGTGATGTGGATTCTGGATCAGGGTCATATTGCTGGTGCGCCGAACAAGCCGGGAGATGAAAAACTCATCGCCTGGGACTTGAACAGCAACAAGGAAGTGGCGCGATATCAATTTACTTCGGATCAAGTGGATTTCGCCTGCTCCTTCCTGAACGATGTGGCCGTTGATAATGATAACGGGGTTGTTTACATCACAGATTCCGGGATTATGTGTCACCCTCTCAAAGGCGCTCTGCTGGTCTATAACATGAAAACCGGTCAGGCCAAACGTGTACTGTCGAATCCTGCCTGGGTTAACGATCAACCCGGCTTCACCTTTCGCATTCATGGCGAGAAGGTCCTGAAAGACAAAGACGGCAAGCCTAACGCCATGCTGACAGGGGCCGACGGTATTGCCTTATCCGGCGACAAGAAAACGCTCTATTGGACCAATCTGACGGGCAACCGTTTGATGAGCGTGCCAACCTCATTGCTGCGTGACTTTGGCAACAGCGAAGAAAAAATCGAAAGCGGGATAAAAGTCGTGAATACCTTGCCCTCCAACACCGATGGTATGACCGCCGATCGCGCGGGCAATCTCTACCTGACGGCGCTCACCTTAAATGGTTTGACCAAGCGAGACGCCAAAACCGGCAAGATAACGACGCTTGTGAGCAGCCCGGATATCGCCTGGCCCGATACCATTGGCTGGGGGCCTGATGGCAGCCTTTATTTTGTCAGCAATCATCTTAATTCCTGGGTCGGGGGCGAGATGAATTTTGATAATCCGAAGGTAGCCAACTTCCGCATCTACAAGGTTCAGGTGGGTGGGAAACCTTATACCGCACGTTGA
- a CDS encoding MFS transporter has product MSTLTQQSSASAGDLEQSTVRKTIMMLVPLMVAMYVIAYIDRQNISFAKLQMIGSLGWSESAFGLGSSLFFIGYLVFSVPGNLILSKVGAKRWFALSLCAWGVITISLAFTQSLTMFYLLRFILGLAEASFYPGLIYYSTQWFPTKYRPRIVGFLVMASMFANMIGAPLNGGLLSLHGFMGYEGWQWLFFVTGLLALILIVPVLYFSRALRSTPLFWHRPKKRGCSSVLTKSAVSKPISPSIRSSSR; this is encoded by the coding sequence ATGAGTACGTTGACCCAACAAAGCAGTGCAAGCGCGGGAGACCTTGAGCAATCTACGGTGCGTAAGACCATCATGATGCTGGTGCCCCTGATGGTGGCTATGTACGTGATTGCCTATATTGATCGCCAAAATATCAGCTTCGCAAAATTGCAGATGATCGGCAGTCTGGGCTGGAGTGAATCGGCATTCGGACTGGGTTCTTCACTGTTTTTTATCGGATATCTTGTTTTTAGCGTGCCGGGCAATCTCATCCTCTCCAAGGTAGGCGCAAAACGCTGGTTTGCCTTGAGCCTCTGCGCGTGGGGCGTTATCACCATTTCGCTGGCATTTACTCAAAGCCTGACCATGTTTTATCTGCTGCGCTTTATTCTCGGATTGGCAGAGGCCAGTTTTTATCCGGGCCTTATCTATTATTCAACCCAATGGTTCCCGACCAAATACCGTCCGCGAATCGTGGGTTTTCTGGTCATGGCCAGCATGTTTGCCAACATGATTGGGGCTCCCCTCAACGGCGGGTTGCTGAGTCTGCACGGTTTTATGGGGTATGAAGGCTGGCAGTGGTTATTCTTTGTGACAGGATTACTGGCGCTGATACTGATAGTCCCCGTATTGTATTTTTCCCGGGCACTCCGGAGCACTCCACTTTTCTGGCACCGGCCCAAAAAGCGTGGTTGCTCAAGCGTCTTGACGAAGAGCGCCGTCAGCAAACCGATCAGTCCGTCAATACGCTCTTCAAGTCGTTAA
- a CDS encoding MFS transporter: MLKRLDEERRQQTDQSVNTLFKSLTDKRVLALALVYGFICFGAYGISYWMPTIVKSFGVSDMKNGLVNMIPWALVMILLRWLTKNPERTNNPFINVALPMFTASLCLIGSVWFYAVPVVSFAFICGVVLSVFAIQPCFWNMTKFLSGASAAAGLAIINSLANLGGFFAQNTIPLVRDEMQSASAPMIYLSIVMLVGGICTVLIIKWLQRKGETVVAAPVAGH, from the coding sequence TTGCTCAAGCGTCTTGACGAAGAGCGCCGTCAGCAAACCGATCAGTCCGTCAATACGCTCTTCAAGTCGTTAACCGACAAGCGTGTACTGGCGCTGGCGCTGGTCTATGGATTTATCTGTTTTGGTGCCTACGGTATCAGCTACTGGATGCCCACCATCGTCAAGTCGTTTGGTGTTTCGGATATGAAAAACGGCCTGGTCAATATGATCCCGTGGGCGCTGGTCATGATCCTGCTGCGCTGGTTGACCAAAAATCCGGAGCGTACCAATAACCCCTTCATTAATGTTGCGCTACCCATGTTTACCGCGTCACTCTGCCTGATAGGATCGGTGTGGTTCTATGCCGTACCGGTCGTCAGTTTCGCCTTCATATGCGGTGTCGTGCTCTCCGTCTTTGCTATCCAGCCCTGCTTCTGGAATATGACCAAATTCCTCTCTGGTGCATCGGCGGCGGCGGGTCTTGCCATTATCAACTCGCTGGCAAACCTCGGCGGTTTCTTTGCCCAGAACACCATTCCTTTAGTGCGTGACGAAATGCAGAGTGCCTCTGCGCCTATGATCTACCTCAGTATCGTGATGCTGGTGGGAGGAATCTGTACCGTCCTTATCATCAAATGGCTGCAACGCAAAGGCGAGACGGTTGTCGCCGCCCCTGTTGCAGGCCACTAA
- a CDS encoding C-terminal binding protein produces the protein MKKIVVLEPGYANYHEEETVLAAFNPQFVVIPKGASDEVRKQALADADAVMIREAPLPASAIRTLEKCQIIVRYGVGVDNVDLDAAKTQGIYVANVPDYGSEDVAEHALAMLLASVRRIASRNAQVHQGQWNIGQAEPMFRLGGKVLGIVGFGRIARCLATKASGLGLSNILVCDPLLDEAQAEAAGVVKSSLENLCREADLLSLHVPLSQATRHLIGREQLALMKPTAVLVNTSRGGLIDEQALYDALSNNRLFAAGLDVFETEPVNADNPLLSLPNVICTDHTAWFTEESVIELQRKAAQEVLRVFEGNRPLHWVNP, from the coding sequence ATGAAAAAAATCGTCGTCCTTGAACCGGGTTATGCCAATTATCATGAAGAAGAAACCGTGTTGGCTGCCTTTAACCCTCAGTTCGTCGTCATCCCCAAAGGGGCGTCTGACGAGGTGCGCAAACAGGCGTTGGCAGACGCTGACGCGGTCATGATTCGCGAAGCGCCACTCCCGGCTAGTGCAATTCGCACCCTGGAAAAATGCCAGATTATCGTCCGCTACGGGGTTGGGGTCGACAATGTGGATTTGGACGCCGCGAAAACGCAGGGTATCTATGTCGCAAACGTGCCCGATTATGGCTCGGAGGATGTTGCCGAGCATGCGCTGGCCATGCTGCTGGCGAGTGTCCGTCGTATTGCTTCACGCAATGCCCAGGTTCATCAGGGGCAGTGGAATATTGGTCAGGCCGAGCCGATGTTCAGACTCGGCGGCAAGGTGCTGGGCATTGTGGGTTTTGGGCGCATTGCCCGTTGTCTGGCCACCAAGGCCAGCGGGCTGGGTTTGAGCAATATTCTGGTGTGTGATCCCCTGCTTGACGAGGCGCAGGCGGAGGCTGCGGGCGTCGTCAAGTCCTCTCTCGAAAACCTGTGTCGCGAAGCCGATCTCCTGTCTTTGCATGTTCCGCTCTCTCAGGCGACTCGGCATTTGATAGGCCGGGAACAGTTGGCATTGATGAAACCCACGGCAGTTTTAGTCAATACCTCGCGCGGCGGACTTATTGATGAGCAGGCACTGTATGACGCGCTCAGCAATAACCGCCTGTTTGCTGCGGGTCTGGACGTGTTCGAAACCGAGCCTGTCAACGCGGACAACCCTCTGCTGAGCCTGCCCAATGTGATTTGTACCGATCACACCGCCTGGTTTACCGAAGAGTCAGTGATTGAACTCCAGCGCAAAGCCGCACAGGAGGTCTTGCGTGTTTTTGAAGGCAACCGACCCTTGCACTGGGTGAATCCATAA
- a CDS encoding RraA family protein translates to MYSKEIIEGYRAIFSTASIADACDIIVGKTMFLPFEVKNRINDKKIVGPAVTILEDVTEEKLPPQHALDAIDESEAGSVIVIGGCKALETVAVWGGLMTAGAVANKHEGAVLMGGVRDLIEIRRDYDFPVFAKTVTPGTTLGRFKTLASNQPVTLGDVTVNPGDLIVGDVDGVVCVPKEHVEAVLALSVSIDNRELEQAKLIIESGSLREGLAKYGRI, encoded by the coding sequence ATGTACAGCAAAGAGATTATTGAAGGTTATCGCGCGATATTTTCAACGGCATCCATCGCCGATGCCTGCGATATTATTGTAGGTAAAACCATGTTCCTGCCGTTCGAAGTCAAGAATCGTATCAATGACAAAAAGATAGTCGGCCCGGCGGTCACGATTCTGGAAGATGTTACCGAAGAAAAACTGCCGCCGCAGCATGCGCTTGATGCCATTGATGAATCGGAAGCCGGTTCAGTCATCGTCATCGGAGGGTGCAAGGCGCTTGAAACGGTGGCGGTGTGGGGCGGCCTGATGACGGCGGGTGCCGTCGCCAACAAGCATGAAGGGGCGGTGTTGATGGGCGGCGTGCGCGATTTGATTGAAATTCGCCGTGATTATGATTTCCCGGTATTCGCCAAAACCGTCACGCCGGGCACAACGCTTGGGCGCTTCAAAACGCTGGCGTCCAATCAGCCTGTCACCCTGGGCGATGTCACGGTTAATCCGGGCGATTTGATAGTCGGTGATGTCGATGGCGTGGTATGCGTTCCGAAAGAGCATGTCGAGGCTGTACTCGCGTTGTCGGTTTCCATCGATAATCGTGAACTGGAACAGGCCAAGCTTATTATCGAATCGGGTTCATTGCGTGAAGGTCTGGCCAAGTATGGCCGTATTTGA
- a CDS encoding sugar kinase, with protein MCCVTTARRPASISSPTTTWDIILPFIAKARRPPVSSLPNFPNQAIADAKLLHTSAITLAISDSACDSVFAAIELARRHDTLVSFDTNLRLKLWPLSRARAIIHEVARSVDLCLPSLDEARLLTGLHEAEAIVDFYLNLGVKEVVLKLGSEGAMYANAHQRWQVKGHRVDTVDATGAGDCFSGAFLTQYLSGCSPERALDYANAAAALTTKGYGAVKPIPSRQEVEHFIKTITR; from the coding sequence ATGTGCTGCGTCACGACAGCGCGCCGACCGGCCTCTATTTCATCACCCACGACAACATGGGACATCATTTTACCTTTTATCGCAAAGGCTCGGCGGCCGCCTGTCTCCAGCCTTCCCAACTTCCCGAACCAGGCCATCGCAGACGCGAAATTGCTGCACACCTCTGCCATCACACTGGCTATCAGCGATTCGGCCTGCGACAGCGTATTTGCTGCCATCGAACTTGCACGCCGCCACGATACGCTTGTCTCTTTCGATACCAACCTCCGGCTCAAGCTGTGGCCACTTTCTCGTGCAAGGGCCATCATTCATGAAGTCGCACGTTCGGTTGACCTCTGTCTGCCGAGTCTTGATGAGGCACGTTTACTGACCGGATTGCACGAGGCCGAGGCGATTGTCGATTTCTACCTCAATCTCGGCGTCAAGGAGGTAGTCTTGAAGCTGGGCAGCGAAGGCGCGATGTATGCCAATGCACATCAACGATGGCAGGTGAAGGGGCATCGCGTCGATACCGTTGATGCTACCGGGGCAGGCGACTGTTTCTCCGGAGCCTTTCTGACGCAGTATCTCTCAGGATGTTCACCCGAGCGGGCGCTTGACTATGCCAACGCCGCGGCAGCCCTGACTACGAAGGGTTATGGTGCCGTCAAGCCAATCCCCTCAAGGCAGGAGGTCGAGCACTTTATCAAGACAATCACCCGATAA
- a CDS encoding GntR family transcriptional regulator, with the protein MRCKARRRVLGKNFLVYIGLGHGKKAVYPPGVAMEKQNSMAQDLLKDVVYKRIKDMIINGSLPMAGKLSETVLATRLSASKAPVRDALRRLQSEGLVQIKPKSGTFVFSLSDVDFKDLLDFRFYIESKAMSLSLKKNPKQLVQEISSILDNMDFCINNGSTVEYIRLDNLFHEALFNWCQNPYLTQAYGLISSRMATIRHYMGSNDEHMHRSYVQHVTIVAALRDNDLDTALESLKGHILPEFGAYWGLL; encoded by the coding sequence ATGCGCTGCAAGGCCCGCCGACGTGTCTTAGGGAAGAATTTTCTGGTATACATAGGACTTGGGCACGGCAAAAAAGCCGTCTATCCACCAGGCGTGGCGATGGAGAAGCAGAACAGCATGGCGCAGGACCTTCTGAAGGATGTAGTTTACAAGCGAATCAAGGACATGATCATCAATGGTTCTCTGCCAATGGCCGGGAAACTGTCAGAGACGGTTTTAGCTACCCGTCTCTCGGCCAGCAAAGCGCCGGTCCGTGATGCCCTGCGCCGATTGCAGAGTGAAGGTCTGGTGCAAATCAAACCCAAGAGCGGCACCTTTGTGTTCAGTCTCAGCGACGTGGATTTCAAGGATTTACTCGATTTTCGCTTTTATATCGAATCTAAAGCCATGTCGTTGTCATTGAAAAAGAACCCTAAACAGCTGGTGCAGGAAATATCGTCCATTCTGGATAATATGGATTTCTGCATCAACAACGGTTCTACAGTGGAATATATTCGGCTCGATAATCTCTTTCACGAGGCGTTATTCAACTGGTGTCAGAATCCTTATCTTACTCAGGCATACGGGCTTATTTCATCACGCATGGCGACAATTCGTCATTATATGGGCAGCAATGATGAGCATATGCACCGTTCCTATGTGCAGCATGTGACAATTGTTGCCGCACTGCGGGATAACGACCTCGATACAGCGCTTGAGTCTTTAAAAGGGCATATTCTTCCAGAGTTTGGCGCTTATTGGGGATTGCTGTAA
- a CDS encoding L-dopachrome tautomerase-related protein, with protein sequence MARLESDGTLAAFPGNSWNEWAPGKDGREAFVYLNSVHIFEDDTIWCVDQGSVSAGVFPAEYAVPQTGAQKLVQLDSKSGAILRIIRFDDTILPPGAQMNDLRFHGNKMYISDSGLGGIIIHDLQSGKTVRRLSGKKALLASAAKVPAILAHIKGGNVFHPPNSDMIEITSEGKWLYWAAPTGPLYRLETRLLNDADVSEEQLQQAIERVYDNNFAGGCCMDSLGNVYFSETITHNITLLSPSGKTAVIASGPELVRPDGSFISHDRKLYIPVKQPAPHAGSDAPFIVYSITLPEEFSGIKLGGLVRG encoded by the coding sequence TTGGCTCGCCTTGAAAGCGACGGGACGTTGGCAGCCTTCCCCGGCAATAGCTGGAATGAATGGGCGCCCGGCAAGGACGGACGCGAGGCCTTTGTTTACCTGAATTCCGTGCATATTTTCGAAGACGATACGATTTGGTGTGTGGATCAAGGCTCCGTGAGCGCCGGTGTATTTCCGGCGGAGTATGCCGTGCCTCAAACCGGTGCGCAGAAACTGGTGCAACTCGATTCAAAGTCGGGGGCTATTCTCAGGATAATCCGCTTTGACGACACGATTTTGCCGCCTGGGGCGCAGATGAATGATTTACGCTTTCATGGCAACAAGATGTATATCTCGGATTCTGGACTGGGCGGAATCATCATTCATGATCTGCAATCAGGAAAAACAGTACGCAGGCTTTCGGGCAAAAAGGCATTACTCGCGTCGGCAGCGAAAGTGCCCGCCATTCTGGCCCACATCAAGGGAGGCAACGTTTTTCATCCGCCCAACAGCGACATGATTGAAATTACTTCCGAGGGGAAATGGCTTTATTGGGCGGCCCCTACCGGTCCGCTATATCGACTCGAAACGCGATTACTCAACGATGCCGATGTTTCCGAGGAACAACTGCAACAAGCCATCGAGCGTGTTTACGACAACAATTTTGCGGGCGGATGCTGTATGGACTCCCTGGGCAATGTGTATTTTTCAGAGACCATTACGCACAATATTACCCTGCTTTCGCCATCCGGAAAGACCGCCGTCATCGCCTCGGGTCCAGAACTGGTGCGCCCCGATGGCTCGTTTATCAGCCATGACAGAAAACTCTATATACCGGTAAAGCAGCCTGCGCCCCATGCCGGTTCAGATGCGCCTTTCATTGTTTATTCCATCACGTTGCCGGAAGAATTTTCCGGTATAAAGCTGGGTGGTCTGGTGAGAGGCTAA